Within Anolis sagrei isolate rAnoSag1 chromosome X, rAnoSag1.mat, whole genome shotgun sequence, the genomic segment gcccGCTCCGCATGGGCCTCGTGGAACTACAACGCCCAGGATCTCAAAGTGGAGCCAACTGCCTTCAGTCCCCATTCAGGAaatcactctgcacatgctcagggccCCAGTGCACCACCTGAAAGggatcccaccccccccccccttgaacaGCGAGCTGGGGGTGCCTTGAAGGCCAAGTTAAGACATTTCGATTGAAATGGCAGaaggattttttaaagaattcacaCCCCACTTTAAAGTCACATttgcgttgctacttcataactgtcgtttGGCTATTTCtatgaaccataatgtaaatatcggatatgcaggatggattttcattcactggaccaaatacggcacaaatacctgatacgcccaaatttgaatactggcggcgttgggaggggaattgattttgtcatttggaagttgtagttgctgagattgatagttcacctacgatcaaagagcaattctgaactccaccagtggtggaattgaaccaaacttggcacacagaactcccatgagcaacagaaaatacaggaatggtctggtgggcattgaccttgagtttgggagttgtagttcacctacatccagagagcactgtggactcaaacagtgatggatctggaccaaacttggcacacagacccaatatggccaactgtgaagactggtgggatttggggaggattgacacacaatttggggagttgtagttcacccacatccttctgcattttctaatgggaacattaataatcaatcttggcacacagaactcccatgaccatgaagggtctggtggacactgaccttgagttttggagttgtagttcacctacatccagagagcactatggactcaaatgatggatctggaccaaacttggcacaattactcaatatgccaaaatgtgaactttggtgcagtttgggggaaatagaccttgtcatttgggagttgcagttgctgggatttatagttcacctatactcagagagcattctgaactccaccaacaatagaattggactaaaCATCCCACAttgaacctccatgaccaacagaaaatactggaagggtttggtggacaccgaccttcagttttggagttgtagttcaccttcatccagagagcactgtggactcaaagaatgatggatctggaccaaacttggtacacagactcaacatgtccaactgtgaatactggtgggatttggggaggattgaatcacaattttgggagttgtagttcacccacatccttatggattttctaatgggaacattaataaccaatcctggcacacagaactcccatgaccaacagaaaatactggaaggatttggtggacacggaccttgattttggagttgtacttcacttacatccagagagcattgtggactcaaacaatgatggatcaggaccaaacttggcacggatgctcaatatgtccaaatgtgaacaccagtggagtttggggaagatagaccttgacatttaagagttgtagttgctgggatttatagtttaccaaaacgtattctgaatcccaccaacgatagagttgggccacatttcccacacagaacccccatgaccaacagaaaatactgtttttttatagtctttgatgacccctctgacaccctctcactaccccccccccctccaagtttAGAAAAGCTGGTATAGAACTATATCGTTCTATTGCATTATAGTTcagattgcattatatggcagtgtagaaccagccataataataataataataataataataataataataataataataatgatagtgggttgtaggtttttgataatgataatgacaataataacaaaTTATTACCCAGGGAGAGAAACAAGACTATACAATttttgtcatttcctaattggttttgtcataaaaacacaggaaaagtTTATTGTTTATGAAAAATTTATGAAACTGGAAATAACccattcaaaccaggaacagaacatttttcgaaccaggaacagaacaagATACATACAGTTGAAATGCAGGTTAACATTTTGACCCATAAACTACACCTGTTACATAGGTTCTAAAGGAGTTACAAAACTCAAAAGTCTACCCCCTGAGTCCTGGAGCCCGGGGAGGCACGATTATACAAATATACACGATCCTGGGGTATATTTTCTAGGTGCTTTGAGACCAGAAACCATGTGTTGCATATGCTTCTTTCCCTTCAGAACAGCCCTGTTGGGTAAGCTAACCTCAGGGTCCCAAGGTTATTTGTGTGCTCTGCAGCCCCAGGTTTCATCCAGGTGAAGAGcagtagtttgaagtcattgtcttAATAGGCCCTCCAGCTCCTGCAATCTTTCTCAAGATGTTCTGCCTCTGAAAGCAAGTGGTGAAACCTGGGATGACTCTGGATGCCAGCTCAAACTAGCCTGCCTTCGGAAAGAGGCTGGCCGCTCTGAGGCAGCTGTTTTCTGTGTGGGCAGCTGAAGAGATCCTGGGGGTTCTTGAATTACTCATATAACTAATGATGTAGGAACCTGGCGCTGAAATGTCAAACACAAGGGGCACCATTAAGTTCTTAGGTACGGGGAGATGAGGCTTGGTTAATATAatgaggtttatttttttttctcttccccctcctctcccttgAACTGGAAATGCCAAGGATCGAACCCATGAGGTTCTGTGTGCAAAACACAGTGGTTTTTGTTTCCAAGCGACAGCCCCTTCTCAAAAGGAGAGGGGAGGCTCGAGGCTTATGATGCTGATGTCTTTTTATTCTAAGCTTGCTGAGCTGCTCTTCTGATATAGAAGCTTAAATCGGTGGGCAAAACATGGTCTTTTGGAGGTGCACTGTACCGCCCAGTATTCTTcaccattcagtcatgctggcaaagCCTTACCAGGCTTGCATAGTGTTGTATAATCCTTAAAACAATACTTCTGGCAAGTATCCAgatgtaggatctcagccaaAGAGTCTGGGACTCGAACCACTACGTCATCATTTTTGCTTTTTAACAATCTTATTTCTtgtccttatttattatttgtgttcATCCAAATATTTTCCAATCTGAGACCAGAAGATCGACTTAAGATACATTCAGTAAGCTAGTTTAGGTACCTGGTGATGCGCAGATTAGGTCTTTTGTAATGCTGTTTATAAGACAtagtctttgggttgttgtaagtttttcaggctgtctggccatgttctagaagcattctctcctgacattttgcctgcatctatggcaggcatcctcagtggttgtgaggtccgttggaaactaggaaaatggtttatatacctgtgagatgtccagggtgggagaaagaactcttatttgtTGGAGGCAGCTGTGAatcaattggccgccttgattagcatttaatggcctagcagtttcaaagtgtgacttcttactgcctgggagaatcctttgttgagagataattagctgtccctgattgtttcttgtctgtttttgagttgttctttatttactgttatggttttagagttttttttaaatactggtagccagattttgttcattttcatggtttcttactttcaaaaacaggggaactccagacagatatataaacccaattttcctagtttccaacagacctcacaacctcttaggatgcctgccatagatgcaggtgaaatgtctggagagaatgcttctggaacatggccatagaaccccaaaaaacaacaacccggtgattcctgccatgaaaggcttcgacaatacattagacaTTAGACATAgtctttgtttgcttttgtttttatgaatgctctcatttaaaaatgcataatgatgtgggtgaactgcaactcccaacattgtgggTCAAATTCTCCCCAAACActgccatgttgggtctgtggtccaagtttggttgagatccgTTGTTGCCAGGTAGTCGCAGGACtctctggtgggggggggggtgtgtgtctgtgtgccaggtttggtgtaGAATTAGATCCATTGTTTGTGGGAATCACAGGGCTCTCTGAAAGTGGAGGGCCAGTTTAGAAAATACGAGATAcattagagtctcacttatccaacctttactcatccaacattctgtattatccaacgcagtctgcttccCACCCGAATCCAtagctgttttaatacattgtgaAGTTTTGGTGCAAAATTCGTAGAGACAGTACTAATTACTATGCAACGTTACcacgtattgaactgctttttctgtcgatttgttgtcaaacatgatgttttggtgcttaatttgtgaaatcataatgtaatttgacatttaataggcttttcctaaggtaaaggttttcccctgacattaagtccagtcgtgtccaactctgggggttggagctcagctccatgtctaagccgaagagctagtgttgtccatagacacctccaaggtcatgtgaccagcatgactgcatggagtgctgttaccttcccactggagcagtacctattgatctactcacatttgcatgttttcgaactgcaaggttggcagaagctggggctaacagcaggagcttacccactccccagatttgaactggcgatcttttggtcagcaagtttagcagctcagcggtttaacccactgtgccactgggggctccatggctTTTCCAGAATCcctcttattatccaacattttcacttatccaacgttctgcctgtccttttatgttggataaacaagactctactatagatattttctttctgtctctctctctctttatcatGTGTTTCCTCATTGTGAAAAATCGTAAGCTTCTGATTGTTAAAAATaagatgtctctctctctcccccttccccactTTTTATCCCATCCTTTTGTTCTGGTCTGCTAAGTGGGCTGTTGCATGTAGCCTCCCCAAACGATCACTTAATTCAcagcatttttcttatttttggtTAATCAGATTCAAGCCGTGCAATCCACTTAACAAGAGTTCACGGACCCGTACCTAAAATAAGTCTGCTCTGGTAGCAACAGCGATATTTTCTCTCAtccttccttgcctttcctttctcttctgaagATTCCCATGAAACATTTCAAATCCATATCTGCACAGTCTAGGGAAACCACCTGCACTAattcatctatacacataataaaaatgaatacacacacacacacacacacacacactagctgtacctgccacgcgttgctatggccaaccttccctccctctttctcctttctctctctccttccttccccttttttctttccttcttccttcgttatcttccctttcccccttttatctttcccttcccctttctcccctttcttccttctctacctattcttggattgtaactcccagcagtcctcctcatccaatctatctacctacctgtctatctctatctaatctatctggaggattgctgggagttgcagtccaggaataggaaattggaaatatacagggattgggatgctctcaaagaaatgctaaaacttgcatcttggaagcagtgcatttggatcatcctcctttcctaaagggtctggtctagggatgatgggagctgtagtccggaagaaaatgtggatatgctattgtgtgttttttcccctgggggagtcatttttgtgcatgtgctgtagcatctttttgctttttttggctttttaactcagtgtttttatgagtggtggtcattaattggcctggtaggtgtattgtgtccaaatttggtgtcaattcgtccaatggtttttgagttatgttaatcccacaaactaacattacatttttatttttatagatgtgtgtatatgtctgGGGTGTCTACATACCCAGATAGGCtccagcctccacaaacagctatagctcctactactcaggagacaccaaaggccctccctccaatgacattgcaggttatagtgagcgccatgaacatgtcctaGAGACCTGCCAATGTCcttcacaaacaccatactgcccactacccaagtgaaggctttcatacggggacaatttccttgtagatttcatgtgtttcctacaccacaggcatcccagtgtttcttactctctccattggtgtggaatactcatgaccccacccactgcctctccccttaaccctttcctattcttttctatggcacacagcaaataaaggaattgatcagcaactgaaaataccagagaggtttggggagaattcaccatgatttataggagttgtgggtcctgggatgtatagttcacctccaatctaagagcactctgaagtctaccaatgatggacctggaactaacttggcacacagaacccccatgaacaatgaaaaatactggaggtctttggatggatttataggagttgtagttcacctacatccagagcgcactatgaacccaaacaatgatggatctgcacaaaacttggcatgcatacccaatatgcccacattttaaTACTGCTGACATTTGAGGGGAATTAGCCTGGGCATTTTGGATttttaggtactgggatttatagttcgcctccaatcgatgagcactctgaactccaccaaagatggaattggaccgaacttggcacacagatcccccttgaccagcaaaaaatactggaggtctttggggggaaattcaccttgatttgggggagttgtagttcacctggatccagagagcactgtgaacccaaaccccGATGGAActggatcaaacctggcacacatatcTGTTATGCCATaatttgattactggaagggtttggagagaactgaccttcctttctgggagttgtagttcacccacaaccatagaaactgtgacctccaccaatgatggacttggaccaaacttggcatacagaacccccatgactaactctcCTTAccggaggggtttgaggggactgactcaccatagcgggagttgtagtttaccctacagccagagagcacactcaaCCCCAAttatgcatccagagcaaacttacCCAGCATAACAACCTtgaagtattgatggagtttcacgaggttaacctggcatgatgggagttgtagttcacccacaaccttatgtattttgtacaattaaaaattgactttttcaaataacactGGCAACACTGGATACCCAAGCTAGTAGAAAATATTAAACACTAaggaaaatactattttttttcaaCTTGGGTCTTAGGGATGTTGAAGTGGTTAAAATTCATCAAACAATTATATTCATATATGAAATTGTGAGATGTCTTCCATGTTCTGGAAAAAAGTCTTCCAGGAAACAAGTAATATTATTAATTGGGTTCAATCAGTTCCTGGGCTAAActtttttttctctctaagcCAAATGTTAATTTATAACAGAAAGATCTTATTGCTTTTTTATTCTTAGAAAGTTCCAATTAATAGCATGTAATTGGAAAAACTGAAGATTTGTAGAGAGTAACCTTTTGGATGAGAACATTCCTCTTCTCTTGAAGAGTCTTACCTCTCATCCCAATGGCTGCAATACAACCGTATCTGGAGGACTGCACTTTTCTCACCTCAGGTGCAAGGATTTGATTCATCTCAAGAAATATGTACGAATACTTCCATTCACAAAAAGTGAGCCTGCCTTGCCGTTAATTTGAGAGAACTGTTGGGCAAAATCCAACTCAAAGTGGCTTCCGGTAAATAAATGGAATTTCATTCTGTCGATCTGCGTAGCCCAATCCAGCCACTTGGGTTTTAAAAGCATAATCCAGTATTAAAATGAATGGCTAAGGAGCAGAAATTATACGAATCAGAGAAGTGTAGTGTTTGGGGATTCAATGCTTGGAGGCTGAGATACAATGTTAAGGCAGCATGGCATAAACCTTCACATATAAGGCTAGGCTTTGTCCAAGATTGTGCATttgcaaagagaaagagaaacagaaactTTCAAGGGGGAATGATACCAGAGCCAGGATGACTATGGTCAGAATCCTAGCATcctagagccatccagtccaaccccctgccagatgGGAACACACAAGCAAAGCCTTCCAGAGAGCTGGTCATCTAGTCTTTATTTACAACCTTCCAGACAAGGAGACACCACTGTGCTctagggcagtgcttctcaatctgggggtcaggacccctggggggtcatgaggggggttcagaggggttgccaaagaccaccagaaaacacagaaatccctttggtagagaaggctcaagTTCTCTCTGGGTGtcgttctcttcctttttggaaacggaCTGAGAATCCTTCCACCAGAAgcccttctgctgtgattggctggcctctcagctggtctctcagccaaggggagagctatttctgagactccaagtggggaggagagaggagatgTGCTCTTccctaaatcattgtcaattcttcccaaatccctccagtattttctgttggtcaaggggattTTCTgtaggacgtttggcccaattctataattggtgggattcagaatgctctttgattgtaggtaaactataaatcccagcaactacaactcccaaatgtcaaggtctattttccccaaactccaccagtgttcacatttgggcatattgcgtatttgtgccaagtttggtccgggtccatcattatttgagtccacaatgctctctgaatgtaggtgaactagaactccaaaactcaaggtcagtgcccatcaaacccttccagtattttcttgtggtcatgggagttctgtgtgccaagtttggatcaattccatcattggtggagttcaggaagctctttgattgtaggtgaagtataaatcccaacaactacaactcctacatgtcaaggtctattttccccaaactccaccagtgttcacatttgggcatattgcgtattcatgccaagtttggtctgggtccatcattgtttgagtccacagtgcgctctagttgtaggtgaactacaactccaaaactcaaagttgccaagtttggttcaattccatcattagtggagttcaggaagctctttgtaggtgaactatcaatcccagcaactacatctcccaaatgacaaaaccaatcccccaccccccaaccccaccagtattcaaatttggtcatatcgggtgtttgtgccaaattgggtccagtgaatgaaaatacatcctgcatattggatatttacaataCGATTCATGCCAGTAATGAAATTGCAGTTATGGAGTAACaaagaaaatgattttatggttggggatcaccacatgagaggttgcggcattaggaataTGTTACCTCTCTAGGGCAACATATTTTGGAATCTTTTTCCTTGCCATTTCAACCCAGTACTCTATGGTGTCCTGGTCTgaagagtagcagaaaacaagcctacccCCTCCTCAGTgcgacatcctttcagatattgaaaATGACTCTGATGTCCCTATCTCTCTGTTTTCTCTTCACCAAgctaaacatctccagctccTGCTGTTTCTCAtaggcttccagacctttgaccatgttGATTGCCCTTCCCGCTTGCGAAAAGCCTTCCTGAATtgacttgtgaaaaagatctggaaAGAGCAGGTGTTCCCCCACTCCTTTCAGGTTGGAAGTGGTGAACCCTTTTGTCCCAATGCCTTTTGGAGCTGCCTCGCTCTCACTGCTCTTTTCTCTCTTGCTCCACAGCCCAGCTCCATCTCATGCCCACCCTCCAGCTCATCCTCCCCCTTCTGCTGTGGCTGCCCCGGCTCAACCTCAGCAGCCAGGCTTGATGGCCCAGATGGCGACCACTGCGGCCGGAGTGGCGGTGGGCTCCGCCGTGGGCCATGTGGTGGGCGGCGCTCTCACCGGGGCATTTAGTGGTGGCTCGGAGCCCCCCAAGGCAGCAAGCAGCCCTGCTCCGGTAATGCCGTCATTGCTCAGCTCTGTCTCTGTGTGTCAGGAGTAGGAGGACAACTTGCTAGTCTTGGGAGTAAATGCCACATCCTCGTTAATTTGCTATTCATATTGATTATTCATCTGTATTTTGTGAACCACCATACAAAAGGGGATAGATCTCTCCCTCTGGGATCTTAGATTCTGACATTCTTCCAGGAGGAAAAACAATAACTTAACATTAGCTTTATCTTCTTTGTTATGTAATGGGTTTTAATTCCATAGATTAATCACATTTTTGTAATAACTCCTTGTACGTCCTATTTTTTTGTACACTATTTGCTTTAATTTTGCTAATCTTCGTGAGGTTTGGGGGGAAAGGCAGAATATTTCAATAATAActatcattatatttatattaatgtcCTTTAAGGTCTTAAGCTACTTCAAAGAGggggaaattgtagttgctgttgGACTACTGACAGCTTTGGCCAGCAAAACAAATGAGGAATGGTGGACTTGTAGTCCAGCAGCTCTGGGAGCCCgtagtgacacagtgggttaaacccttgtgctgacaggactgaagactgacaggtcagaggttcaaatccatggagagagcgtggatgagctctctctttcagctccagctccccatgtggggacatgaaagaaggatgataaaacaaggatgataaaatattaaaacatccaggcatcccctgggcaacatccttgcagacggccaattctctcacaccagaagtttgtagtttctcaaggagctcctgacatgggaaaaaaatctGCAGAAAAATGCTCTTTGCATGTAGTGTGAGCTTGATTTCAATCTCTCCAAGTCCAGCAAGGAGACAGTCAAAGTACATAAACTCTTAGTCTTCTAatcaagtttaaaaaaaaaaaaaagggggtaaagcagtcaggaaaatctatAATAACAGAATTACGTATAGCACatagctgtttttttttaaaatagaagcaAGGAGTTTGGCTTTGTTTTGGCTGCAGCAGGGTCCGACAGTGAACTCTGCTTAGAGGGTCAGCTAAAAGTAGAAGTGGATGAGACGCCGTTCAGCGATGGCTTTACTCAAAAGATTAGCTCAGAAGGGTCGGGGTTGCTTCAACAGGCTGGGATCCCAGTCGGAAGGCATTTCCACCCCACACCAAACAAGAAATGAGTGGCACTGTtttgccaaagaggttccttggtgggttttgaggggaattggcctggatattttggagttttaggtactgggatttatagttcacctgcaattaaggaatactctgaactccaccaaagatggaattggaccaaacttggcacacaaagcccccttGACTggcaaaaaatattggaggtctttgggggaaattcaccttgatatgggggagttgtagttcacctacatccagagagcactgtgaacccaaaccccGATGGAACTGGACcgcatttggcacacatacctaatatgccgaaatttgattactggaagggtttggggggaagtgaccttcctttctgggagttgtagttcacccacaaccatagAAACTGtaacctccaccgatgatggatctggaccaaacttggcatacagaactcccatgaataaCTCTCCCTAccggaggggtttggggggactgactcaccatagcaggagttgtagtttaccctacagccagagagcacactcaaCCCCAGTGAtacatccagagcaaacttgcccaacataacaaacttgaagtattgatggagtttcacaaggttaacctggcatgatgggagttgtagttcacccacaaccttatgcattttgtacaattaaaagtTGACTTCTTCAAATAACACTGCCAAACTTGGACCAagtttgacacacagaacccccctactggaggggtttgaggggactgactcagcatagtgggagttgtagtttaccctacagccagataGCAtattgaaccccaccgatgatgcatccagagcaaacttgcccaacatgacaaacttttaagtactggtggagtttttTGGGGGTTAACTTAGCATGATGTGCTCCCTGGCCAAACAGAAGTTGACCGATGGCTTACATAACCATCTTGCCAGCTCTGGCTCTGTGTTGCATTGGGTTTTGCAATGCATTTTGTATTTACATGTCACCTTTCCCCCAGAattgggactcaaagcaacttacacaaataaaatgaaacagaaatgaaagcTTATAGGCTGTCATCTTGTTTGTGATTTCCATGTGCTAAAGGTCATCTTTGGAAAGGAGCACAGAGGGATGTTCCCTTGCCCTTGTGCTCTCTCTAGCAAGCCCTGTGATAGTGAGGGAGAGGGCATTCAGACCAGGGAGATCTGGCTGCTCTGGGCTCCAGGGGCAAGGGAAAGGCATTTTGGAGCATACCATCCTTTCCTCCCCGCTCAACAGAAGTGAGACCAGCTCCTTCTCTATGGTGTgactcccctcccttctttttcttcctcactGGCAAGCTGCGGCAGGAGAGATCTTTCCCAGAGCTTAGCATCTGCCAGGCGATGGGAGGAAACACAATGGAGAGAGTGGAGCTGCATAGTTACCTTGTTTGTAAAGCTCAGCTGAAGTGCCCTTAGAatgaaaaaccatttaaaaacaaaaggtgCCAACACAAATCTTTTCCTGACTCTTTTAAGGTTGATGGAACAAGGAGAAAAGAAGCGAAGGAAAGACACTCTCGAGTGTTACGTGTATACCACATCCTGGTCTGGATCAGCTTCCCCCAGCCCTTCAGATGTGTTGGACCACACCTCCCACTATCCTGGCCACTGGTTGGCataatgggagctgtaatccattACA encodes:
- the CHCHD10 gene encoding coiled-coil-helix-coiled-coil-helix domain-containing protein 10, mitochondrial — translated: MPRGSRSVGSRPGASPAPSHAHPPAHPPPSAVAAPAQPQQPGLMAQMATTAAGVAVGSAVGHVVGGALTGAFSGGSEPPKAASSPAPEARPQPAYQQAQYGPCHYEMKQFLECATNQTDLTLCEGFNEALKQCKFNNGVASLL